The window GTGCTACAGGACGGTAAGCAAATCGCCGAAGGCTCCCCTTCGGAGATTCGCGGTAACCCGCGCGTGCAAGAAGCGTATCTCGGAACAGGCGGCGTCGAGTGAGTTTACTCGAAGTTGATGCGATCAACACCTACTACGATGAGTCGCACGTGCTCTTCGACGTGTCGCTGCGCGTTGAGGAGGGTGAAGTCGTCGCGCTGCTTGGCCGCAACGGTTCGGGCAAGACGACGACGATGCTTACGATCATGGGTATTCTCGCGCCGCGCACGGGAACGATTCGTTTTGCAGGGACGACGATCAGCGGCAAACAGCCTTACGAGATTGCGAAGCTCGGCGTCCAGCTCGTGCCCGACACGCGCCGCATCGTCAAAACGATCACGGTCGAGGAAAATCTGCAGCTCGCAGCGCTAACCGCGAAATCACGCTGGACGCTCAAACGGATCTACGAAACGTTTCCGCGCCTGGAACAGCGCAAGAATTTCATGGGCCGCTCGCTCTCAGGCGGCGAGCAGCAAATGCTCGCAATCGCGCGCGCGCTGATCCGCGATGCACGTATGCTCTTGCTCGACGAGCCCTTCGAGGGACTCGCGCCGATCATCGTCCGCGATCTGCTCGAAACGACGAAGCGCCTCGCAGCCGAAGGGCGCACGATTGTGATCGTCGAGCAAAACGTTCGCGCTGCGCTCGTTTTGGCGCATCGCACGTACGTCCTCAATCGCGGACACGTCGAGCTCGAAGCCACTCCTGCCGAGCTTCAATCAAAGCCCGACGTCATGCACCAGTATCTCGGGGTCTAGCGGTCCCTCGACTACGGCGCCTCGCGCTTACGCTCGGGATGACAAGGGCAGTTTCCAAGCGCCGATGGCGGGTTTCGGCATACCCAAGTGCTCGCGCAACGTCGAACCGGTATATTCTCTGCGGAATAGACCGCGCTTTTGCAACTGCGGGACGACGAGGCGCACGAAATCCTCGTAGGCGCCCGGAATGTGCGTCGCCGCGATGACGAATCCGTCGCAACCTTCATCGCTGAACCACTCTTCGAGGCCGTCGGCGACGTCTTTGGCCGATCCCACGAACAACGGATGCTCGCGAACGTTCCCGCGATTGCTGACCTCGACGAAATCGCGGACGCTCGGATTCTTCTTACCGCTCAGCGCGACGACCTGATCGCGGATCGCCTGCAAACCGCTGATATTCGCGAGTTCGTCGTCCGTGAACGGCTCATCGAGCCCTTTGGAAGCGAAGTCGAAATTGAGGACTTCCGACAGCAAGACAACGCCGTCGATCGGCTTTGGAAGCGACTCGATGAGCGCGAGCTTCTCTTCGGCCGCGGCGCGCGTTTCGCCGACGACCGTGACGACGAGCGGACAAATCTTGACGAGCGTCGATTCACGTCCGAGCAGTTGTACTTGCGTCTTAAAGAGCTGATAGAACTTTTTCGCGAGCTGCAAATCCGGATGCAGCGCGAAGACCAGCTCCGACCAGCGTGCCGCAAACGCTCGTCCTCGTCCGCTTTGTCCGGCTTGAATGACGACGGGATAACCTTGCGGCGAGCGGGGCACCGTGAACGGCCCGCGCGACGTGAACCAATCGCCGCGGTGCTCGAGCGGATGGACCTTGGATGGATCCGCAAAGCGTCCGCCCTTGTCGCCGATGATCGCATCGTCTTCCCACGTGTCCCAGTGGCCGTGAACGACTTGCATGAATTCTTCGGCGCGATCGTAGCGCATGTCGTGCGGCAGCGCCTCGTCGCGCCCCATGTTCGCGGCTTCGGAATCGTTTAGCGATGTCACGACATTCCAGGCGGCGCGTCCGCGCGTCATGAGATCGAGCGTCGCAAAGACGCGTGCGACGTGGAACGGCTCGTAGTACGTCGTCGAATACGTCCCGCCGATGCCGATGCGCGACGTCGTCGCAGCCATCATCGACATGACCGGAACGAGATCCATCTTGACGGTGCGAATTCCGTTTGTGACGGCCTCGATGTAGTCGTCGCCGTATTTGTCCGGCATCGCGAGCCGGTCATCGAAGAACGCGAGGTCGAATTTCCCGTCCTCGAGCGTCCGTCCGATCCGCTGATAGTATTCGGGCGTCAGGAAATCGCTCATCGTGTCGGGATGCCGCCACGAGTAGACGTAGTTCGAGCAATTCTGCGCCTGCAGAAATGCAACGAGCGCCATCTGCGAGTTGACTTGCGCCATGTGCTCTGCTTTCTAGCTCAAGAGCGCCTGCATACCTGCCTTCAAACGGTCGTAGTTCTCTGCGCTGAGGGTCGCGCTGCCGTCGTCGCGCAGCTCGATTGCCTCGTTCGTGAGATACAACCCGTCGAGGACGCGGCTTGCTCCGAGAACGGAGAGCACGGGCTTGAGCGCGTAGTCGACCGAGAGCATATGCGCACTTGATCCGCCCGTCGCAATGGGGTACGCTGACTTGCCGCGTAACGCACCATCCGGCAGATAGTCCAAGAACGTTTTGAGCAGTCCGGAGTACGCCGCCTTATAGACGGGCGTCGCAACCACGATCGCACGCGCATCAGCAATCAATCCGTGGGCGCGAGCCAGCGCCTCCGAGGCGCGGCCGAAGAGCAGGCCATCTGCCGGAAGTTCACGCAACTCGAGCAAGGTCGATTGCCCGGGGTCGGCCAGCTCTCGCGCCACGCGCAGGACGGCCGTCGAACGCGATGGACTCGACGGACTCCCGGCGAGCAGCACGATCGCGCTCACGGCGGGGTTTCGCCGAGCGAAACGAGTGCAGTCGCGAGTGCTTGCGCAGCCGGTGCGATGTTCGACTCATCGATGTCAAAGTGTGGCGTGTGATGCCCGGTGTTCGTCGGGGAACCGACGCACGAGTAAATCGCAAGACCGCCGCGCTCTTGCACGCGCTTCATGAAGAATGTTGCGTCCTCGCTGCCGACGGCAGCTTTCGGTTCAAGCGTTGTCCGAATATTCGGAACTCCCGTGGTCGCGCGTGCCACGGCTTCCCCAAGCGGAACGCTCGACTCGGCTGTCGTTGTGCGCCCCGCCAAGATGATGTCGACGTCGACGCCTTCCATCTCTGCAGCGCCTTTGATCACCGCGTTCGCACGCTCGATCATGTAATCGCAGATCTGCTCCGTATCGCCTCGAACCTCCATCATGAAGAAGGCTCGATCAGCGATGACATTGCGGCCGGCTCCGCCTTCGAGCACGCCGACGTTAATCCGTGAACGACCGGCGCTGTGGCGCGCGATCCCGTACAGTCCGACAACCGCGTGCGCCGCTGCGAGCAGCGCGTTGCGTCCTTGTTCCGGATGTCCACCGGCGTGCGCCGCCTGTCCCTTGAAGGTAACGTCGAGCTTCGCGCTCGCGAGCTGACCCGTCACAATCGGATAGAACACGTGGCTTTCCGAATTCATACCCACGTGAATCGCGACAAAGAAATTGACGTCGTCGACGACGCCGGCGTCGCGCATCGGGATTGCGCCACGTCCGCCTTCTTCCGCCGGTTGGAAAATGAACTTCACCTTCCCGTAAATGCGATCGCGCTGCGATGCGAGCATCTCCGCGACCGCAAGGCCGATCGCGGCATGCACGTCATGACCGCAGGCGTGCATGATGCCTTTATGCGACGACACGAAGGCCTCGCGTACCGGCAGATGCGTGTTGTCATCCGCTTCGAGAATCGGCAGCGCATCGATGTCGCAGCGCAATGCGACGACCGGACCCGGCTGCGCTCCGCGAAGCGTACCAACGATGCCGGTAAAGCCGCCTTCGAACCGTGCCAGCCATTTCGGATCGGCGCCCTCGTCCTTTGCACGCGCGAACGCGGCGTGTACGACATCGTCGCCGGGGACTCCGACGCGGCTGCGTGCATCCATTACGTCGCGTCCGGTTTGCACTTCGATTCCGAGCCCGTCGAGCCGCGCAGCAATCGCGCTCGCGGTACGAAACTCGGTGAGACCAAGCTCGGGGAATTTGTGAAAATCGCGGCGCGTTGCAATCGCGCGCTTCGCGATCTCATCGGTTAGGCGAACCGGATCGAAGGTTTTCATGCGGCGAGGTTTTGGCGCTCGGCCGCAATCGCGCCTTGCGTGACGGGATCGAGCGTGTCGCGCAGCCAGTCGCCGAGCAAGTTGATCGCGAGGACCAAGATAACAAGCGCTAGTCCCGGCATCACTGCAAGCCACCACGCGCCGCTGAACAAATATTGATAGCCTTGCGCGATGCGAATGCCGAGCGACGGCGTCGTGATCGCGACGCCGAGTCCCAGAAACGAGAGGGTCGCCTCGAGCTCTATCGCGCGCGGGATGTCGACCGCGATTTGCACGAGGGACGGACCGACGACGTTCGGCAGAATGTGCCGGGCGAGAATGCGCGGCAGCGATGCGCCGAGACCACTCGCGGCAACGACGTACTCTTTCGTTCGCTCCGCAAGGACGCTCGAGCGTATAAGCCTCGCGTACTGCGCCCAACCGACGATCCCGATGACGATGATGACCTTTTCCAGACCCCGCCCCAGCACGGCCAGAACCGCGAGTGCGATCAGCACCACGGGCAGCGAGAGCTGCACGTCGGCGATGCGCATCGTGAGATGTGCGAACCAACTGTTGGGACGGTAGCCGGCGAGCAGACCGATCGGTGCGCCGATGACGACGCTGATCGTAACCGCGCAGAACCCGACCAGAAGACTGACGCGCAGGCCGTACAAAATGTTTGCGAAGATGTCGCGTCCCAGCTCGTCGGTCCCGAGAAGATAGAATCCGGAGAGCGTGTGACCGAGCGGGGGCGTGAGGCGTGAAAGTAAGTCTTGATGCTGTGGATCGTGCGGCGCAGCGAACGATGCAAATATTGCAAGCACGATCATCGTTAGCAAGACGATTGCCGGAATACGCGGGAGATCGCGCAGCTTACCCATACGTCACGCGCGGATCGAGGAAGCTGTACATGAGGTCGACCGCGAGATTGATCAGCGTGAAGAGACCGGCGATCACGATAACGTACGCAACGACGATCGGATAGTCGAGCCGAGCGATGGCGTCGAGCGCCAGCCGGTTCATCCCGGGAA of the Candidatus Baltobacteraceae bacterium genome contains:
- a CDS encoding ABC transporter ATP-binding protein, whose amino-acid sequence is MSLLEVDAINTYYDESHVLFDVSLRVEEGEVVALLGRNGSGKTTTMLTIMGILAPRTGTIRFAGTTISGKQPYEIAKLGVQLVPDTRRIVKTITVEENLQLAALTAKSRWTLKRIYETFPRLEQRKNFMGRSLSGGEQQMLAIARALIRDARMLLLDEPFEGLAPIIVRDLLETTKRLAAEGRTIVIVEQNVRAALVLAHRTYVLNRGHVELEATPAELQSKPDVMHQYLGV
- a CDS encoding LLM class flavin-dependent oxidoreductase translates to MAQVNSQMALVAFLQAQNCSNYVYSWRHPDTMSDFLTPEYYQRIGRTLEDGKFDLAFFDDRLAMPDKYGDDYIEAVTNGIRTVKMDLVPVMSMMAATTSRIGIGGTYSTTYYEPFHVARVFATLDLMTRGRAAWNVVTSLNDSEAANMGRDEALPHDMRYDRAEEFMQVVHGHWDTWEDDAIIGDKGGRFADPSKVHPLEHRGDWFTSRGPFTVPRSPQGYPVVIQAGQSGRGRAFAARWSELVFALHPDLQLAKKFYQLFKTQVQLLGRESTLVKICPLVVTVVGETRAAAEEKLALIESLPKPIDGVVLLSEVLNFDFASKGLDEPFTDDELANISGLQAIRDQVVALSGKKNPSVRDFVEVSNRGNVREHPLFVGSAKDVADGLEEWFSDEGCDGFVIAATHIPGAYEDFVRLVVPQLQKRGLFRREYTGSTLREHLGMPKPAIGAWKLPLSSRA
- the ssuE gene encoding NADPH-dependent FMN reductase; the protein is MSAIVLLAGSPSSPSRSTAVLRVARELADPGQSTLLELRELPADGLLFGRASEALARAHGLIADARAIVVATPVYKAAYSGLLKTFLDYLPDGALRGKSAYPIATGGSSAHMLSVDYALKPVLSVLGASRVLDGLYLTNEAIELRDDGSATLSAENYDRLKAGMQALLS
- a CDS encoding amidohydrolase, translated to MKTFDPVRLTDEIAKRAIATRRDFHKFPELGLTEFRTASAIAARLDGLGIEVQTGRDVMDARSRVGVPGDDVVHAAFARAKDEGADPKWLARFEGGFTGIVGTLRGAQPGPVVALRCDIDALPILEADDNTHLPVREAFVSSHKGIMHACGHDVHAAIGLAVAEMLASQRDRIYGKVKFIFQPAEEGGRGAIPMRDAGVVDDVNFFVAIHVGMNSESHVFYPIVTGQLASAKLDVTFKGQAAHAGGHPEQGRNALLAAAHAVVGLYGIARHSAGRSRINVGVLEGGAGRNVIADRAFFMMEVRGDTEQICDYMIERANAVIKGAAEMEGVDVDIILAGRTTTAESSVPLGEAVARATTGVPNIRTTLEPKAAVGSEDATFFMKRVQERGGLAIYSCVGSPTNTGHHTPHFDIDESNIAPAAQALATALVSLGETPP
- a CDS encoding ABC transporter permease produces the protein MGKLRDLPRIPAIVLLTMIVLAIFASFAAPHDPQHQDLLSRLTPPLGHTLSGFYLLGTDELGRDIFANILYGLRVSLLVGFCAVTISVVIGAPIGLLAGYRPNSWFAHLTMRIADVQLSLPVVLIALAVLAVLGRGLEKVIIVIGIVGWAQYARLIRSSVLAERTKEYVVAASGLGASLPRILARHILPNVVGPSLVQIAVDIPRAIELEATLSFLGLGVAITTPSLGIRIAQGYQYLFSGAWWLAVMPGLALVILVLAINLLGDWLRDTLDPVTQGAIAAERQNLAA